GCTCTcgtcctcgtcgtcctcctcgtCGCTCTCCATCTCCATGCGCCGGAGCAGCATCTGCTCCACCGGCACCCTCCGCCGGTCCGCCCCGGGCACCGTCGCCGGCGCCTCGCGGTCGCTGTCCACGAACCGCACGGTGCGGTTGGCGTGCCCGCGCGTCGACGGCGTCTTGCTCAGGCACGACCGCGAGTAGGACGACGCGGACGAGCACGCGTACTCCGCCGCCGTGCGGGCCGAGGGCGGCGTCTGCGGCGCGCGCTTGCCGGCGAAGATGGTGTTGAGGAAGCCGGCGAGGCGCGCGCCGGGGGAGGCCGGCTTGCGGAGGTCCCTGAGCTTGGCGCGGATGGAGGCCCCCGCCGGCtgcttcttggccttcttctccggcgcggGCGCGGGCTGCTCGCCGGGCACGGCGGTGCGGATGGGGCGCAGGCGGCGGTGGTTGGACGACTCGGCCTCCGACGAGGAGAAGCCGCCGTAGCTGGAGCACTCGGAGGAGCTGGACGTGGTGGCGTGCGGCCCCGGGGCCGGCGCGCGCGCACGGTAGCTCCCGGCCAGCGACGGCCTGTAGTAGTAGCTGTAGTGCAGggcctcctcctgctgctgctgcttcttcttggtcgcCGCCGCGTCCCCGGCGGCGTGGCCCGGCTCGTCCTCCATGGACCTGTATATCGCGTCGAGCAGCGACGACGAAAAGGACGGCTGGTCGGCGTGGCGCCTCGCCCGCGCCGCCATCCCCTTGTCCCCGCGCCTCTCCATTCCACGGACAATGCTCTGTTCTACAGCGGAAAGTGGCGCGAGGCAGAGGAACTCCGTGTACAGTGAGATGGTTCTCCGAAACTGAGCTCGTGGGGCGAAGGGTGGCGGTGGTGAAAAGGAGGAGAAAGGTTGGAGGAAAGAAGGGTGAGGGGGTGAGGGATCGGTGGGAAGATATAGGCGGCCGGCTGGCGGGGGAGGAAGGAAGAAGGGGCGACGGGGGGTGACGTGGCAACGGGCAGTGGAGGAGGCCACTGGGTTCAGACTCAGTTGGTTTCGGGCGTGCGGGTGATGGCGACGGGCCCAGTCCTCGCGCACCCTCTGTCTACCTGTCTCTCAGCCATGCTATGCATGTCACCACCCGGTGGCGTTACCTGTGCTGTGTGCGACCACTGTAGCCAACCACGCACCATAATCATACGCTTTTCATCCAAGAAGGTTACCAGACAGACACCAGTACTGGTCTGGGCCGAGTGAATGTGAATCCGCCCCTTTTGGCACGTCCCAGGTTTTCATTTAGCTCATGATCGAGCCGCGTCGGCCCGTACCCTGCGTAACATGCTCTCTTTAGTTGCCAATCGCACGGCTGGAGCAAAATTTGTGCAGTGCTCCTAACAAAGCGGGCTTCTGAACAAACAAAGAAGCAAACATATGGCGCGAAACGGCATGCGCGCGCCACATCTAGCGGCCTAGCCATGCGTGCTCCGTGTCGCCGACCGAAAACACCTTCCTTCCATAATAACCAAGCAAATAAAGAAACGGAGGCCCCGTGCTGCCGTGCTGGCGCGGGTACGGCGTCTCCGCTGCGAAAAGCGCGCCTCCTGCGGGTGTCGCCACATATATCTGTACGTGGAACCGCGCTTTGCAGCTTAATAATAATCCATATATAGTGATCAACAGCGCGCTGCCTGCACCGTACTACTTACTGAATAAAGAGGGCGTGGCGAGCTGCAAAGCACGAGATTCCCGTCCTTGATTAATCCGGCCAGCCTACGGTAATCAAGGTTTAATTAGCGGGCCGCGGTACACCGGGCCCTGCTGTACCGGGTGTACAGTACAGTGAGCGGTACATGTTTTTGGcttgtttattattattattatcattaTTATTGCTGCTGCCGGGACCATGGGCTCCTAGGGTGGCGGCAGAGCTAGCCGGCCAGCCCGCTCGCTCGGCTGGAAAGGGCGTTCATTACTTCattttgattttgatttgatggtggCCGGGGAATGTTTTtggttgcatgttttttgtttctttcCACTGTCACTCACTGGGGTTGTTTTCACGGTGCACGGTGCGCGCGCGCTCCCTTTTTGTTTGTGTGGCTTTGAGGCGCGGGATCATTGTTTAGATGCGCGAATTGCTGTGCGGGTTGACGGCAACCCCGGACATGTTCACGAGGGCTTGAGTGCGATGGATGGCGGGGGCACGCCGCACGCACAAGGGGCACCGTCAACCACAATAATTAGTATTGTAAGACCTCGACCCGTGTCTTTAATTCCGGGAGATGGCTGCGCGCCACTCAAAGGAAAGGAAACGGGCCTCTCGTCAGTTCAAACCCATGC
This genomic window from Aegilops tauschii subsp. strangulata cultivar AL8/78 chromosome 4, Aet v6.0, whole genome shotgun sequence contains:
- the LOC109768021 gene encoding protein BIG GRAIN 1; protein product: MERRGDKGMAARARRHADQPSFSSSLLDAIYRSMEDEPGHAAGDAAATKKKQQQQEEALHYSYYYRPSLAGSYRARAPAPGPHATTSSSSECSSYGGFSSSEAESSNHRRLRPIRTAVPGEQPAPAPEKKAKKQPAGASIRAKLRDLRKPASPGARLAGFLNTIFAGKRAPQTPPSARTAAEYACSSASSYSRSCLSKTPSTRGHANRTVRFVDSDREAPATVPGADRRRVPVEQMLLRRMEMESDEEDDEDESSDASSDLFELENFAAAAVPPGAGYRDELPVYETTRVVLNRGIGHAHGHGRSARVV